In Aegilops tauschii subsp. strangulata cultivar AL8/78 chromosome 3, Aet v6.0, whole genome shotgun sequence, one genomic interval encodes:
- the LOC109772583 gene encoding uncharacterized protein, translating into MVSVFTVVRAPSWALPISEFLENGVLPMDESEARSTSVFQCCVEQDKGIEILLDIHEGECGHHAASRTVVAKAFHHGFYWPTALQDAESLVLKCEGCQRFSKGSHQPT; encoded by the exons ATGGTGTCCGTCTTCACCGTGGTGAGGGCTCCATCATGGGCCCTGCCAATCTCAGAGTTCCTGGAGAACGGAGTACTCCCCATGGACGAGTCCGAGGCCCG CTCGACGAGCGTTTTCCAATGCTGCGTCGAGCAGGACAAGGGCATAGagatcctcctcgacatacatGAGGGCGAGTGCGGACACCACGCCGCCTCCAGGACCgtggtggccaaggctttccacCATGGGTTttactggcccacggccctccaagaCGCTGAGTCACTTGTCCTCAAGTGTGAGGGATGCCAGCGCTTCAGCAAGGGCAGCCACCAGCCGACTTGA
- the LOC141042800 gene encoding uncharacterized protein, whose protein sequence is MTVWFIKDIAVRYGVLNSIITDNGTNFAKGVLAQYCSVSGIRLDLASIWLDELSVVLWSLRTTPNRLTGFTPFFLKYGEEAVIPTDIEFDSPRVVMYTEAQAKEAREDGVDLLEEACLLALSRSAIYQQGLRHYDSKKTKPLPFHEGDLVLQLVQQQAVQHKLASPWEGPFIISKALCDRNAYYLIDVRKMNKCKRDTAGEETSRPWNAELIRPFYS, encoded by the exons ATGACCGTCTGGTTCATCAAGGACATCGCAGTGCGCTATGGTGTCCTGAACAGCATCATCACGgacaacggcaccaacttcgccaagggcgTGCTCGCGCAGTACTGCTCCGTCTCTGGCATCCGCCTCGACCTGGCTTCTAT TTGGCTTGACGAGCTGTCGGTCGTCCTTTGGAGTCTCCGCACAACGCCCAACCGGTTGACTGGGTTCACCCCATTCTTCCTCAAGTACGGAGAAGaagctgtcatcccaaccgacatcgagttcgactcaccacGAGTCGTGATGTACACTGAAGCCCAAGCCAAGGAAGCCCgtgaagacggtgtcgacctactCGAAGAAGCATGCCTTTTGGCACTCAGCAGATCCGCCATCTATCAGCAAGGTCTAAGGCACTACGACAGCAAGAAGACCAAGCCCCTCCCATTCCACGAAGGAGACCTCGTCCTCCAGcttgtccagcagcaagccgtgCAGCACAAGTTGGCCTCCccatgggagggccccttcatcatTAGCAAAGCCCTGTGTGACCGCAAcgcatactacctcatcgatgtccGCAAGATGAACAAGTGCAAGAGAGACACCGCCGGCGAAGAGACAAGCCGACCATGGAATGCAGAACTCATCCGCCCGTTTTATAGTTAG